The genomic segment GAAAGTTAATAATAGCGAGTGCAGTGTGTGACCAAAGTACGAACAGAAACACATTTCTGTAAGGTCCTTCATACTTGGAAGTTGGGAAAAGAGCATTTTTCAAAAGATAAAGAGCTACAAAAATAAGAGCGAATATGGAAGCGTTTATCATAGCCTTTTTGTGAAGATCCCTTCTGCCGTTTTTTATAAAGAAAAGTCCCACAATTACGGAAAGCCCACTGACTCCTATGGTCAAAAGGCTAAGATAGTTTACAAAGCTGTATGCGGTCATAGCATCATTTTACCATAATAGCGGTGACCTCCTCTCCTCA from the Hydrogenobacter sp. genome contains:
- a CDS encoding DUF420 domain-containing protein, producing the protein MTAYSFVNYLSLLTIGVSGLSVIVGLFFIKNGRRDLHKKAMINASIFALIFVALYLLKNALFPTSKYEGPYRNVFLFVLWSHTALAIINFPLAIITLRYALKGIFEKHRKIAPITAGVWLYVAFTGWIIYFFMQWLNR